Proteins encoded within one genomic window of Deinococcus sedimenti:
- a CDS encoding TM2 domain-containing protein, whose amino-acid sequence MNRVLWGMTNPDDKQPDASSNAPSWVDEVLGGSSASPAPSQTAAHHSAPKPAGADDLRIPDATPRAAAPSWVDEVAGSGQATPPARPAHPTPAPSWVDAAAGTSSTPPSPAAPSWVDQAAGSSAAHTPQPQPQPAHHVPPAPVAPTVVPPPRPTADDDWVARATGGAKNPSIPQGPAPMHHAPSQSGNFDDLERQARQAINQFTQGVQSSDVAQKKLIAGLLAIFLGSLGVHKFYLGNTTPGVIMLAATIGGWILGIIGSFIIVGAVFFLVPMLVSLLGLVEGIIYFTKSDADFQREYITGKKAWL is encoded by the coding sequence ATGAATCGCGTACTGTGGGGCATGACCAACCCGGACGACAAGCAACCCGACGCCTCCAGCAACGCGCCGTCCTGGGTGGACGAGGTCCTCGGAGGGTCCAGCGCCAGCCCGGCCCCCAGCCAGACTGCTGCCCATCACTCTGCCCCGAAGCCTGCCGGGGCGGACGACCTGCGCATCCCGGACGCCACCCCGCGCGCCGCGGCGCCCTCCTGGGTGGACGAGGTGGCCGGGTCGGGTCAGGCCACCCCACCCGCCCGGCCCGCTCACCCCACGCCCGCCCCGTCGTGGGTGGACGCCGCGGCGGGCACCTCCAGCACGCCGCCCAGCCCTGCCGCGCCATCCTGGGTGGATCAGGCCGCCGGGAGCAGCGCCGCGCACACCCCGCAGCCCCAGCCGCAGCCCGCGCATCACGTGCCGCCCGCCCCGGTCGCCCCGACGGTCGTGCCCCCGCCCCGCCCCACGGCGGACGACGACTGGGTGGCGCGCGCCACGGGCGGCGCGAAGAACCCCAGCATTCCGCAGGGGCCTGCGCCGATGCACCACGCGCCCAGTCAGAGTGGGAACTTCGATGATCTGGAACGGCAGGCGCGGCAGGCCATCAACCAGTTCACGCAGGGCGTCCAGAGCAGCGACGTGGCGCAGAAGAAACTCATCGCGGGCCTCCTGGCGATCTTCCTGGGCAGCCTGGGCGTGCACAAGTTCTACCTGGGCAACACCACGCCCGGCGTGATCATGCTCGCCGCGACCATCGGCGGGTGGATCCTGGGCATCATCGGGTCGTTCATCATCGTGGGCGCCGTGTTCTTCCTGGTCCCGATGCTCGTCAGTCTGCTCGGCCTCGTCGAGGGCATCATCTACTTCACTAAGAGCGACGCGGACTTCCAGCGCGAGTACATCACCGGCAAGAAAGCCTGGCTGTAA
- a CDS encoding class I SAM-dependent methyltransferase, with amino-acid sequence MTGDRVRANEALFDAVAERYDAVGFLAQAARFVADAAGVQLGEAVLDVMTGTGAVAAEVVGRAGRVVGMDVSAGMLAQARARVPGAEFVRSDAAALPFPDGAFDVAVCAAGVFFLPDMPGGVREWARVVRPGGRVVVSSFGTGLLGPLPGLWRARLSGVGLKPGAPPLGRLPTPEALADVLRAAGLTDVQAHLHPLTYTLPDVRARWADIRAGLEGQPLASLPPQEVAALEAAHRAELAPLFQAGPLVVPLPVIVASGHVATV; translated from the coding sequence GTGACGGGGGACCGCGTGCGCGCGAACGAGGCGCTGTTCGACGCCGTGGCGGAGCGGTATGACGCGGTGGGCTTCCTGGCGCAGGCAGCCCGCTTCGTGGCGGACGCGGCGGGCGTACAGCTGGGCGAGGCGGTGCTGGACGTCATGACCGGCACGGGCGCGGTGGCGGCGGAGGTCGTGGGCCGCGCGGGCCGCGTGGTGGGGATGGACGTGTCGGCGGGCATGCTGGCGCAGGCACGCGCGCGGGTGCCGGGCGCAGAGTTCGTGCGCAGCGACGCGGCAGCGCTGCCGTTCCCGGACGGCGCGTTCGACGTGGCGGTGTGCGCGGCGGGCGTGTTCTTCCTGCCGGACATGCCGGGCGGAGTGCGCGAGTGGGCGCGGGTGGTGCGCCCAGGCGGGCGGGTGGTGGTGTCGTCGTTCGGGACGGGCCTGCTGGGGCCGCTGCCGGGCCTGTGGCGGGCGCGCCTGTCGGGGGTGGGCCTGAAGCCGGGCGCGCCGCCGCTGGGTCGCCTGCCCACACCGGAGGCCCTGGCGGACGTGCTGCGCGCGGCAGGACTGACCGACGTGCAGGCACATCTGCACCCGCTGACGTACACCCTACCGGACGTCAGGGCGCGCTGGGCGGACATCCGCGCGGGGCTGGAGGGGCAGCCCCTGGCGTCCCTGCCGCCGCAGGAGGTCGCGGCGCTGGAGGCCGCGCACCGCGCCGAACTGGCGCCGCTGTTCCAGGCGGGCCCGCTGGTGGTGCCCCTGCCGGTGATCGTCGCGTCCGGGCACGTCGCCACCGTTTGA
- a CDS encoding AAA family ATPase: MPDVAGRRFRHGLVVGKFAPLHRGHMRVLDEALSRCERVSVWVYSRPDFPDMPGPLRRGWVRSLYPARLFPGLDLLPDAPNPPLNGEPDAVHHAYVRGVLDGWGVRPDVVFTSEDYGEAFAASLGAAHVCVDRARAAVPVSGSALRADVHGLRGFLEPLVYAQFVRRVVILGAESTGKSTLTRALGEAFGTAWVREYGRDVYERENGALSAAHFLEIARGHRALEDEAITSPGVHRWVFSDTDAATTLMWSHLLTGGARPELRALADECRSRYAHAFVCGTDLPHEQDGWRANTEVRAVQQAFIRQDLEARGVPFTLLRGSVAERVAQVRAVLEGA; this comes from the coding sequence TTGCCTGACGTCGCGGGTCGGCGCTTCCGGCATGGGCTGGTGGTGGGGAAGTTCGCGCCGCTGCATCGGGGGCACATGAGGGTGCTGGATGAGGCGCTGTCCCGCTGCGAGCGGGTGAGCGTGTGGGTGTATTCCCGCCCGGACTTTCCGGATATGCCCGGTCCGTTGCGGCGGGGCTGGGTCCGGTCGCTGTACCCGGCGCGGCTCTTTCCGGGGCTGGACCTGCTGCCGGACGCGCCGAATCCGCCCCTGAACGGCGAGCCGGACGCCGTTCACCACGCGTACGTGCGGGGCGTGCTGGACGGCTGGGGCGTGCGGCCCGACGTGGTGTTCACGTCGGAGGACTACGGGGAGGCGTTCGCGGCGTCGCTGGGCGCGGCGCACGTGTGTGTGGACCGGGCGCGGGCGGCGGTGCCGGTCAGCGGGTCGGCGCTGCGCGCGGACGTGCACGGTCTGCGGGGGTTTCTGGAGCCGCTGGTGTACGCGCAGTTCGTGCGGCGCGTGGTGATCCTGGGTGCGGAGAGCACCGGCAAGAGCACCCTGACCCGCGCGCTGGGTGAGGCGTTCGGGACGGCCTGGGTGCGCGAGTACGGCCGGGACGTGTACGAGCGCGAGAACGGCGCGCTGTCTGCGGCGCACTTTCTGGAGATCGCGCGGGGGCACCGGGCGCTGGAGGACGAGGCGATCACCTCGCCGGGCGTGCACCGGTGGGTGTTCAGCGACACGGACGCCGCCACGACCCTGATGTGGTCGCACCTCCTGACGGGCGGGGCGCGGCCGGAGTTGCGGGCGCTGGCCGACGAGTGCCGCTCGCGCTACGCGCATGCTTTCGTGTGCGGCACGGACCTGCCGCACGAGCAGGACGGCTGGCGGGCGAACACGGAGGTGCGGGCCGTGCAGCAGGCGTTCATCCGGCAGGATCTGGAGGCGCGGGGCGTGCCGTTCACGCTGCTGCGCGGGTCGGTCGCGGAGCGGGTGGCGCAGGTGCGCGCCGTGCTGGAGGGCGCGTGA